Proteins found in one Pseudomonas mosselii genomic segment:
- a CDS encoding IS256 family transposase, whose product MPTKKKPLRDLPKIPKELLEQFGEGLMTAEAIEDASAAFKKALIERALHAELGHHLGYPPGAQRPEDETNQRNGKSGKTVLTGDGPLRLEIPRDRDGSFAPILIPKHERRYTGFDDKIIAMYARGMTVREIRAFLSEQYGTEVSPDFISSVTDEVMEEIGAWQQRPLEPMYPVIFFDALRVKIREEGLVRNKAIYLALGVLPDGTRDILGIWIENTEGAKFWMKVFNDLKTRGVEDVLIAVTDGLKGMPEALSAVFPETTLQTCIVHLIRNSLDFAAWDKRRALAKALKPIYQAINAEAAEQALDEFENGPWGKQYPTVVAAWRRAWDRVIPFFVFPPAIRKVIYTTNAIESINAQLRKIIKTRGHFPNDDAATKLIWLGLRNITANWGSAAHDWKSAMNQFAILYGDRFIRPTW is encoded by the coding sequence ATGCCAACCAAAAAGAAACCCTTGCGTGACCTGCCCAAAATCCCCAAAGAGCTGCTGGAGCAGTTCGGTGAGGGCCTGATGACCGCAGAGGCTATCGAGGATGCCTCTGCGGCGTTCAAGAAGGCCTTGATCGAACGCGCTCTGCACGCCGAACTTGGCCACCACCTGGGTTATCCGCCGGGCGCGCAGCGCCCAGAGGATGAAACCAACCAGCGTAACGGCAAGAGTGGCAAGACGGTTTTGACCGGCGATGGCCCGCTGCGGCTGGAAATTCCTCGTGACCGAGACGGCAGTTTTGCGCCCATTCTCATCCCCAAGCATGAGCGGCGGTACACCGGTTTCGATGACAAGATCATCGCCATGTACGCCCGTGGCATGACGGTCAGAGAGATCCGAGCCTTTCTGTCCGAGCAGTATGGAACAGAGGTCTCACCCGACTTCATCAGCTCTGTGACAGACGAGGTCATGGAAGAAATTGGCGCGTGGCAGCAGCGGCCACTGGAGCCCATGTACCCGGTCATTTTCTTCGATGCACTGCGGGTGAAGATCCGCGAAGAAGGCTTGGTGCGCAACAAGGCCATTTACTTGGCGCTGGGCGTTCTACCCGACGGGACGCGCGATATCTTGGGCATCTGGATCGAGAACACCGAGGGTGCGAAGTTCTGGATGAAGGTCTTTAACGATCTCAAGACACGTGGTGTCGAGGATGTGCTGATTGCCGTGACCGATGGCCTCAAAGGCATGCCAGAGGCTCTCAGCGCCGTGTTTCCAGAGACGACGCTGCAGACGTGCATCGTGCACCTGATCCGCAACAGCCTGGACTTTGCAGCCTGGGACAAGCGGCGGGCACTGGCCAAGGCGCTCAAGCCGATCTACCAGGCCATCAACGCCGAAGCGGCTGAGCAGGCACTCGATGAGTTTGAAAACGGGCCCTGGGGCAAGCAGTATCCAACGGTCGTTGCGGCCTGGAGACGCGCCTGGGATCGAGTGATTCCCTTCTTTGTCTTCCCACCAGCCATCCGGAAAGTGATCTACACCACCAACGCCATCGAGAGTATCAATGCCCAGCTGCGCAAGATCATCAAGACCCGAGGCCATTTCCCGAACGATGATGCAGCTACCAAGCTGATCTGGTTGGGGCTGCGAAACATCACGGCGAACTGGGGCTCAGCGGCGCATGATTGGAAAAGTGCGATGAATCAATTCGCGATTTTGTACGGAGATCGGTTCATCAGGCCGACCTGGTGA
- a CDS encoding methyltransferase domain-containing protein: MALAKADFTTRLLVDAGIGPGMRVLDVGCGSGDVSWLLAHLVDGDGAVVGVDQAVGALEIARQRETPKGAAVPEFVQADLQALPESLGLFDAIVGRRVLMYQAEPVKALRLLARHLLPGGLMVFQEHDGSLTPASLEPFPLHHKAQQWLQRMLAHEGADLHIGFNLHRLFSEAGLAVEDLRAECLVQTPDSAYPLADIVRACLPRIIAHGVATARQVGIDTLHARLEAERLQSRGIYIGDMAFGICARKR, translated from the coding sequence ATGGCACTTGCGAAAGCGGATTTCACCACGCGCCTGCTGGTCGATGCCGGTATCGGCCCTGGCATGCGCGTGCTCGACGTTGGATGCGGCAGCGGCGATGTGAGCTGGCTGCTGGCTCACCTGGTGGACGGAGATGGAGCGGTGGTCGGCGTTGACCAGGCGGTGGGCGCCCTGGAAATCGCACGCCAGCGCGAGACACCCAAGGGCGCGGCGGTACCTGAGTTCGTGCAGGCTGACCTGCAGGCACTGCCCGAGTCCCTGGGGTTGTTCGACGCCATCGTCGGGCGTCGGGTGCTGATGTACCAGGCGGAGCCGGTCAAGGCCCTGCGCCTGTTGGCCCGGCACCTGCTGCCCGGTGGTCTGATGGTGTTCCAGGAGCATGACGGCAGTCTCACCCCGGCCAGCCTGGAGCCCTTCCCGTTGCATCACAAGGCCCAGCAATGGCTGCAACGGATGCTGGCCCACGAGGGGGCGGACCTGCATATCGGTTTCAACCTGCATCGGCTGTTCAGCGAGGCGGGGCTGGCGGTCGAGGACCTGCGCGCCGAGTGCCTGGTGCAGACACCCGACAGTGCCTACCCCTTGGCCGATATCGTTCGCGCCTGCCTGCCGCGGATCATCGCCCATGGCGTGGCTACGGCCAGGCAGGTCGGGATCGATACGCTGCACGCGCGACTGGAGGCCGAGCGACTTCAGTCGAGGGGCATCTACATAGGCGACATGGCCTTTGGCATCTGTGCGCGCAAGCGCTGA
- a CDS encoding class I SAM-dependent methyltransferase, which produces MPTTTDPLLDSWRHNAQAWVEAVRSGTIASRREVTDQAILLAVLARQPARVLDLGCGEGWLLRALAARGIDAVGVDGDGTLVAAAHSAGSPQVHLASYRQLAEGTVDIGHGYDLVCANFALLQQDIIPLLCAIRALLLPGGTLLIQTLHPWTAAAGHYQDGWREESFAGFAGDWRPMPWYFRTLGSWLKALELAGFDLLALQEPQHPQSQVPQSLLLTAKRLG; this is translated from the coding sequence ATGCCCACCACCACCGATCCCCTGCTGGACAGCTGGCGGCACAACGCCCAGGCCTGGGTCGAGGCCGTACGCTCCGGCACCATCGCCTCCCGCCGCGAGGTCACCGACCAGGCGATACTGCTCGCCGTGCTCGCACGTCAGCCTGCCCGGGTGCTCGACCTGGGCTGCGGCGAGGGCTGGTTGCTGCGGGCCCTGGCGGCGAGAGGCATCGACGCGGTCGGTGTGGATGGCGATGGGACGCTGGTTGCCGCCGCGCACTCGGCGGGCTCACCGCAGGTTCACCTGGCCAGCTACCGGCAACTGGCCGAAGGCACGGTGGACATCGGCCACGGCTATGACCTGGTGTGCGCCAATTTCGCCCTCCTGCAACAGGACATCATCCCCCTGCTCTGCGCCATACGGGCCTTGCTGCTGCCCGGCGGCACGCTGCTGATCCAGACCCTGCACCCGTGGACGGCCGCCGCCGGCCACTACCAGGATGGCTGGCGCGAGGAGTCGTTCGCCGGTTTTGCCGGTGACTGGCGCCCCATGCCCTGGTACTTCCGCACCTTGGGCAGCTGGCTCAAAGCGCTGGAACTGGCCGGGTTCGACCTGCTGGCGTTGCAGGAACCGCAGCATCCGCAGAGCCAGGTACCGCAATCCCTGCTGTTGACGGCGAAGCGGCTGGGCTGA
- a CDS encoding MFS transporter, with translation MSVRLLAMALAPLLGLFIIALGNGVLSSLTTLRLGAAGESATTIGVVSSAYFIGLTLGAIFNDRLILRIGHIRAYSSFAALIGATILLQGLFYDTTWWFALRLINGWAAVGVFLVIESWLLLAGDAKIRGRLLALYMIAFYGAGVIAQAGLGEVTGWGETAPFMVAGMLATLSVLPIVILPRVSPLLDQVEPLKPRQLLGVAPTGLVGCFGSGVAIAGIYALLPLYLQRIGLDVGKVGDMMAWVILGAMLLQYPVGRWSDRKDRQDVLIALAALCTVLSVLIVLLPADTVLLPALLFLLGGGVFALYPVAVSSAADRAPADALVPMIQGLLLINSLGSAMAPLAISPMMTAYGEAGLFWAFAAINLTMVGFFLWRRGKRPAPEHPAPFAPTATFSPTGAELRVTEDLMHAAQEHPTLEAMDTTHGQQAPRPEAH, from the coding sequence ATGTCTGTGCGTTTGCTGGCGATGGCGCTGGCACCCCTGCTCGGCCTGTTCATCATTGCCCTGGGCAATGGCGTGCTGTCTTCCCTGACCACCCTGCGCCTGGGCGCCGCCGGCGAATCGGCGACCACTATCGGCGTAGTCTCCTCGGCCTACTTTATCGGCCTGACCCTGGGGGCGATCTTCAACGACCGCCTGATCCTGCGCATCGGCCACATCCGCGCCTACAGCAGCTTCGCCGCCCTGATCGGCGCGACCATCCTGCTGCAGGGCCTGTTCTACGACACCACCTGGTGGTTCGCCCTGCGCCTGATCAACGGCTGGGCCGCGGTCGGGGTGTTCCTGGTGATCGAGAGCTGGCTGCTGCTGGCCGGCGACGCCAAGATCCGTGGGCGCCTCCTGGCGCTGTACATGATCGCCTTCTATGGCGCCGGGGTTATCGCCCAGGCTGGCCTGGGCGAAGTCACCGGCTGGGGCGAGACCGCGCCGTTCATGGTTGCCGGCATGCTCGCCACGCTGTCGGTGCTGCCGATCGTGATCCTGCCACGGGTATCGCCGCTGCTGGACCAGGTGGAGCCGCTCAAGCCACGGCAATTGCTGGGTGTGGCGCCGACCGGGCTGGTCGGCTGCTTCGGCTCGGGGGTCGCCATCGCCGGGATCTACGCCCTGCTGCCGCTGTACCTGCAACGCATCGGCCTGGATGTGGGCAAGGTCGGCGACATGATGGCCTGGGTGATCCTTGGCGCCATGCTGCTGCAGTACCCGGTCGGGCGCTGGTCGGATCGCAAGGACCGCCAGGACGTGCTGATCGCCCTGGCCGCCCTGTGCACCGTGCTGTCGGTGCTGATCGTGCTGCTGCCGGCCGACACCGTGCTGCTGCCAGCACTGCTGTTCCTGCTCGGCGGCGGTGTGTTCGCGCTGTATCCAGTGGCCGTCAGCAGCGCCGCCGACCGTGCCCCGGCCGACGCGCTGGTGCCGATGATCCAGGGGCTGCTGTTGATCAACTCGCTGGGCTCGGCCATGGCGCCGCTGGCCATTTCACCGATGATGACCGCCTACGGCGAGGCCGGTTTGTTCTGGGCCTTTGCTGCCATCAACCTGACAATGGTCGGTTTCTTCCTCTGGCGCCGTGGCAAGCGCCCGGCACCGGAGCACCCGGCGCCCTTCGCGCCGACCGCGACCTTCTCGCCGACCGGCGCGGAGCTGCGGGTGACCGAGGACCTGATGCACGCGGCCCAGGAGCACCCGACGCTGGAGGCGATGGACACCACGCATGGCCAGCAGGCGCCGCGTCCCGAGGCGCACTGA
- a CDS encoding OsmC family protein: MAQYTAQVTWNRDGQDFLGNHYSRRHVWRFDGGVEVPGSSSPHVVPLPMSDASAVDPEEAFVAALSSCHMLWFLSLAAKRRFCVERYVDDALGVMGVDEAGRMAMTVVTLRPVVEFSGERRPGVDELERLHHMAHEACFIANSVKTEVRCEPVVSG, from the coding sequence ATGGCGCAGTACACCGCACAAGTGACCTGGAACCGTGACGGGCAGGATTTTCTCGGTAACCACTACAGCCGGCGGCATGTATGGCGTTTCGATGGTGGGGTGGAAGTGCCGGGCTCTTCCTCGCCCCATGTGGTGCCGTTGCCGATGTCGGATGCCTCGGCGGTGGATCCTGAGGAGGCGTTTGTCGCGGCGTTGTCGAGTTGCCACATGCTGTGGTTCCTGTCCCTGGCGGCCAAGCGGCGGTTTTGTGTCGAGCGGTATGTTGATGATGCCTTGGGGGTGATGGGGGTCGACGAGGCAGGGCGCATGGCCATGACCGTGGTGACCTTGCGGCCGGTGGTCGAATTTTCCGGGGAGCGGCGGCCTGGGGTTGATGAGTTGGAGCGGTTGCATCATATGGCGCATGAGGCGTGTTTTATTGCCAACTCGGTGAAGACTGAGGTTCGGTGTGAGCCGGTGGTTTCTGGGTGA